Proteins from one Phaenicophaeus curvirostris isolate KB17595 chromosome 16, BPBGC_Pcur_1.0, whole genome shotgun sequence genomic window:
- the RRN3 gene encoding RNA polymerase I-specific transcription initiation factor RRN3 codes for MPGGDEFLSSPPRKTVRFGGALADILLKYGKGETTEFELLKHQLSDPDIKDAQIINWLHEFRASVAYLTKELEQLVSILLKLPWLRRSREVVEEYLGFLGNLVSAQTVHLRPCLRMIVSQFVPPRITIREDDVDISDSDDDDENLPENFNTCHRALQTVARYVPSTPQFLMPILVENFPFINKSERTLECYVHNLLRVTVYLPTLRLQILELIIEKLLKLDVSTPQQDIEDAEEAANNSDIEEKSTEEGLFDMEEDEERKGNKVVSSRRERMAHPLAERLDILMTILFSYIKDVCHVDGKLDINSTKDLYRDLVSVFDNLILPTHASCHVQYFMFYICSFKLGLAEAFLDHLWKKLQDPNNPSVIRQTAASYIGSFLARAKFIPVVTVKACLDLLVNWLHKYIDNQDTGANAYCDVALHAPFYSTCQAVFYTLIFRHKQLLDGNLRKGLAYLQSLNFERIVMCQLNPLKICIPSVVNLFAAITRKYQLVFCYTIIERNNRQFIPVVRSGTGGDLVQTCTNPLDSFFPFDPYILKRSKKTIDPLYQFWEELSAEDLENLKKPIKRGTSEDEDDDFLKGETPQNDGVVGIAPNSYESNTRSPVSSVGSPTDCYVPYHQ; via the exons GGTGAGACCACAGAGTTTGAGTTGTTAAAGCATCAGCTGTCAGATCCAGACATAAAG GATGCCCAGATCATTAATTGGCTGCATGAATTTCGAGCTTCTGTTGCATATTTGACCAAAGAACTTGAACAGCTGGTCAGCATTTTGCTG AAACTGCCGTGGTTGCGAAGAAGCCGAGAAGTGGTGGAAGAATATCTGGGTTTTCTTGGCAATCTAGTGTCAGCGCAGACTGTCCATCTCAGGCCGTGCCTCCGCATGATCGTATCACAGTTTGTCCCCC CTCGAATAACCATCAGAGAAGATGATGTGGATATTTCAGATTCTGACGATGATGATGAAA acCTTCCTGAAAACTTCAATACATGCCACAGAGCATTGCAAACTGTTGCCAGATATGTTCCTTC GACACCACAATTTCTCATGCCAATACTTGTGGAGAACTTTCCTTTCATTAATAAATCAGAAAGAACTCTG GAATGTTATGTTCATAACCTGCTACGAGTTACAGTGTACCTTCCAACTCTGAGGCTTCAGATTCTGGAGCTTATTATTGAAAAGCTGTTAAAGTTGGAT GTTAGTACTCCACAGCAAGATATTGAAGACGCTGAAGAAGCTGCTAATAACTCTGACATTGAGGAAAAATCTACAGAGGAGGGACTTTTTgacatg gaggaagatgaagaaagaaaaggaaacaaagttgTCTCTTCCCGTCGTGAGAGAATGGCCCATCCGCTTGCAGAGCGCCTTGATATTTTGATGACCATCCTGTTTTCCTATATTAAAGATGTTTGCCACGTGGATG gcAAGCTTGATATTAACAGCACAAAGGATTTGTATCGGGATCTGGTTTCTGTTTTTGACAACCTCATTTTACCAACCCATGCTTCATGTCATGTACAGTATTTCATGTTTTACATCTGTAGCTTTAAATTG GGTTTGGCTGAGGCATTTTTAGACCATCTTTGGAAAAAACTGCAGGATCCAAACAATCCTTCAGTCATCAGGCAGACTGCTGCGAGTTATATTGGCAGCTTCTTGGCAAGAGCTAAATTTATTCCAGTTGT TACAGTGAAAGCCTGCCTGGATCTTCTGGTGAACTGGTTGCATAAATACATTGATAATCAGGATACAGGGGCTAATGCTTACTGTGACGTAGCTCTCCATGCGCCATTTTATTCTACGTGTCAAGCAGTGTTCTATACACTTATTTTCCGTCATAAGCAACTTTTGGATGGAAACTTAAGGAAAG GTCTGGCATATCTGCAGAGTTTAAATTTTGAGCGCATAGTCATGTGCCAGCTAAACCCTCTGAAGATTTGTATACCCTCTGTTGTGAACTTGTTTGCTGCCATTACCAG GAAGTACCAGTTGGTGTTCTGCTACACAATTATTGAGAGGAACAATAGGCAGTTTATACCAGTTGTTCGGAGCGGCACTGGGGGTGACCTTGTGCAGACATGCACTAACCCACTTGACAGTTTCTTCCCCTTTGATCCTTACATACTCAAAAG ATCGAAGAAGACTATTGATCCTTTGTATCAGTTTTGGGAAGAGCTGAGTGCTGAGGATCTTGAGAATCTGAAGAAACCCATTAAAAGG GGTACTtctgaagatgaagatgatgacTTCTTGAAAGGAGAAACTCCTCAAAATGATGGTGTGGTTGGAATTGCTCCAAATTCTTATGAGTCAAATACCCGGAGCCCAGTGAGCAGCGTTGGCTCCCCTACAGACTGTTATGTGCCGTACCATCAATGA